The Plasmodium coatneyi strain Hackeri chromosome 5, complete sequence DNA window TTCATTATGTAacaattattaaaaaatcaacgggacattttcttctcttgtATGGACTTTGTGATTTACTTCAAAATAAGAAACTATGGAAACAGTTAGCAATTACCAAGAACTCGAGCCAGAAACCTTGTCACTCCCTGAGCtacaggaaaaaagtacGTACTCCTCACTGAGTAGTTATGAATATCCTAGCACGACAAGTATAATAATCGGagttcttctttttgcatttttacttttcatcagtcatttttttcaggtaagaaaaaaatagccagCAATGTGTACATAGATGTAGGCACAACCATTTCATTAATTTGTTAAGTAAATTTCCATTCGAACAATGTCCgtatggaaaaggaaaaaatatatatgtcccATTATTGTATTCCACACGTCTTAACCCGCTTTAACCGTTCATAAATTTTACACGCAGTTCCACCCTACAATAAGAAATAAAATCAGAAGGTTCACCAGAAACGCAATATTGTTTAACACtgtacaaaaggaaaatgtgaagaaagaCGGAAAGGAATTACCCGGCAAAAGTTCGACCAATACAGAGAGCAAGGAAAAGGACGCGAAAAATAACAACCAGATAAATAAGGCCAGGCAAAATAATGAACCAAAGCAAGCAGACGATAACAATATTAAAAGGATAAACAAAAGTGccgaaaaaagggaacacagATATAACACTGCTTTAAAAGGAGATGAAGCAAAAGTGCGAACAACCAAATCAACTGATGATAGACAGAAAAGTCAAACGAGTTTACtggataaaataataaagacaaaacaaatgagaaaaggaggaatgaaaaaacttATCAAGAAACCAACTATGCTCCATACCAAAGATTACAATGATAAAGATTCAACGGAAGATTTACAAGAGGAAAAATCAacggaatggaaaaataaccAATGGAATAtctggaagaaaaaaaatgaagacgaatggaaaatttttaatacatccattgaaaatgaaaaaggcaATTGGCTTCAAGGAATTGAAAAGGAATGGCAGGAATTTCTAGATGCTATGCAAAATAAATGGATTTACtataacagaaaaatggaCGCAGAATACCAAATCAACGTTCTGGAAAAATCTCCACAATGGGATGACACGCAATGGATAGAATGGAttaaaacagaaggaaaacaatttATAGAACAGGAATGGAAAACATGGCTTGCTCAGAAGGAAGCACATCTGAACGACTGGGTGGTAAATAAATGGATACAGTGGAAAAACTCGCAGATTATCCAATGGTTAATGACTGACTGGAGGCTCCAAGAAGAGGCTTCATGGTCAAATTatgaaaattataaaattacaTACATgctacaaagaaaaaagagaaaagaatggaacaaatggaaagagcGCATCAacagggaaagggaagagtgGGACGCTTGGGTCCGctccaaagaaaaaatatatataaatactaaatggaataaatggtctaaatggaaaaaagacaaaCGATTTATATTTAGTAAATGGGTGGAAATGTTTACTAACACGCTGATAAATGAGCGGcaatgggaaaaatggatTAAATCATaatacaattatatatatcgtAAAAATTATCCCAGGAATGACTgataaaatgtaaataactacataatgttattatttattttgaccttttttgtgtgtgtgttaaTTTATGTGctacaaaaatgtataagcagttccaattcttttttaatcgCTTGGATTAGCCATTTGTATGTTAgctaaatgtgcacacatagcaatatacataaaggtatataataatatgtgcGGCTTctttatacataatatattgAATTCTTCAAATCACTTGGAAAATAAGAATTTGTGTCTTTTATGAATCTTGAAGGACTACTTTGAATAACGACgtaattatcatttttttttttaacgaaaATTCGAACCTGCTTTCACATAAATTTTATAATAACTTTTTTCCGCAAATTTAAGTGTTCCATATGGCTTAACCTAGTAGAATACACTTTTATCATAATTGTTCTATTGTACACATCTGTCCATTTctatgaataatatataaccCCTTAAAGAAGCTATATAGAAATATTAGTGTTTCCTACAAAGgtcatttttctcattagCTCTAATCCATACATCtatccccattttgtaatCATTTAAGTCACAAaggttttttatttaatatatgacaacaaaaaatatatctatTATATGCGCTTGTTCccttattttgttcactGTCGAATTAGAGCATAACGcagtgcacatatacacatttataagaaacaaatgaacatcattttataatttctttttaaagtaGATTTTTAATTACATAAAATTAGCCATTATcattacgtatatatattttttttttctccctttccatttatggaagaaaaaggtgtaattattttaagcactttctttttcccaccTGTAGTATAATATTACCATTTTCATAATTCGCGCACCCtgttattaatattttttgtacacactTATAcaagtgtacataaaaatgcctgcgcgaaaatattttattttttatatttactttAGAACAGGACaaatgtttttaattttaatcaTAATTACTTAATTTATAGAAGGACGaatgataaaaataagtTCTTATTTGAAGAATAGAtcatttccaattttttttaaacattgtccacttctttttcttcactaaATTGTTGATACAACAAAGAATTCAATAaatgaaattaaaataaaaaaaattcgtaatttttgtatttaaggaaaaataaaattttggcatttttgttaaatttccgtataatttttcctaatttctttttaaaattaaattctAATTAAACCTATTCCTTTCTTCagtgaatgaaaaaaaagaataagatATAAATTTTCCGGCAATCTAAATGTTGCTTCTGtcgattgaaaaaaataagatgTATCGACTTAATTCCTAAAATtaaatattctttttaaaaatttacacttgcaaatattttttttgttgcggAATTAGCAAGTTTTTACGATTTTTGTAACATATATTATTCCCCCCGCATTGTGAATACCTTcgagaaagaataaatagtAAAATTGAAACAAATCAAGGGAATCATATTTAAAACAACAATGCAATAACTAGCGATACCATAAGGTAATGATAAAGGTTcatacatagaaaaaaatcaaaagaagaataacTCATCACATCAACacaaacatttttcctttcagaACGAATTTAACAAATCaatatttaatttaaatGAATGAACCTTTTAATTCATGTTAGAGCAGAATCATGTAAATATAAGGGaccccccccccaaaaaaaaaaaaatgtattataCATGCTACTATTTTATAAAGGAAttctacaaaaataaaagtgtcgtcattttttaatatattttttagggGCACACGTAcaagtaggaaaaaatatttttcaaaagtaaaatattccttatatatgtatgtatacttGTACTTCCACGTAGTAATTCtttttacattattattattttccttttcattttaaaaaaggaaaaaaataaaggagtaaaatactttttattcatatttttggtCCCTAaagaattattatatatagtagaatttagtatttccttttttattttaatctttttttaattaaattgaCATAATGtgaaattaatatatatttttactattaATTATTAAGGGAAAAcatttatattataatttaaatataaaatatttgcatatgttaattcttattttttctttcactttttactttttcttatttgaTTTATTGTAttaatatgaaaaaagaataatgatTTTTTATATCCTGTTTTAGATAATTAGCAACGGAGAAAATCATTTACActttatatattatcatcaacttcccttatttttttctttttccttaaaatatataaatattttttaaaatgttaaatTCTAACAAGACCACTGTCGCATTAGGGGGAAAATCTGAATGTGCCAATAAGAACAACTCCCAGTGTTATTTTCCTGATGATACAGATAGCATGAGAAATAAGTGTAACGGACAGAATGGCAGAAACTTCATGCCACCTCGCTTTATGAATGCCCTTTTACTAGTTATATTATGTGTTGTACTAAAGGTAAGGGTTGAAATAAAACATATACGTGTAACACTTATTGCGTATATGTTGTTGTCCTAATTTAGATGttgtttttgcttttttccttaattataATTCAAATTTTCGCTCAAGCCCAAGAAATgtcatatgtgtgtatataattgTCGCTCTGGATCTACCAAACTTATGTTGTTACATTTCTATTTCTTAAATTCTCTTTGTAGAATGAGTATACATATGAAAATGAAGCTGAATTAAGGACTAATGCATCAAGGCAGTTGTGTGAAATGAATGGTTATTCAAAGGGACCTaggaataatatatgcacaagAAATGACGGATATGATTTTCCAGGGGAACATTTTAACAACATGCATGAGGTTGGAATGGCACCTCATGGCTGGGATCCTAGAATTCAAATGTCACCTCATGAGGAATGGAATGGAGAGAGAGGACCACATGACCCAAGAAATAGAGACATGAATATGGGTATGCGGAGAGATATGGAAAGAGGTAACAGAAGAAGATATAGAAACAGAGATGATTCAGATGACGAAATTGAAAGAGGTAACAGAAGAAGATACAGAAACAGAGATGATTCAGATGACGAAATGGAAAGAGGTAATAGAAGGAGAAGAGTTAGGGGTAGACACATGGATAGAGAAGACGGTGGTTACATGTacgaaaatggaagaggaatAGGCCGAGGGAGAGACAGAGATGAAATGAGTCGAGAAGGAGACAGAGACAGAATGAGCCGAGAAGGAGACAGAGACAGAATGAGCCGAGAAGGAGACAGAGACAGAATGAGCCGAGAAGGAGACAGAGACAGAATGAGCCGAGAAGGAGACAGAGacgaaatggaaagaagaagagataGAGACGAAATGGGCAGAAGAAGAGATAGAGACGAAATGGGCAGAAGAAGGGATAGAGAcgaaatgggaagaagaagagataGAGACGAAATGGGCAGAAGAAGAGATAGAGACGAAATGGgcagaggaagaggaagagaaaggggaaaagaaaaaatggacgacGAAAATGTGGAACAACAAGAAATGCCTGTTAAACTGGGTTGGGAAGTAGGTAGAATATTGCCTAGAGGAGATATGAATATAGGAATGgacagaaataaaagaaaaggaaaaggcaggGATAcggacgaagaggaagacaaaaataaaaaaagaggaaaaggaagagatacggacgaagaggaagacagaaataaaagaaaaggaaaaggcaggGATAcggacgaagaggaagacagaaataagagaaaaggaaaaggcaaagatacggacgaagaggaagacagaaataagagaaaaggaaaaggaaaagatacggatgaagaggaagacagaaataaaagaagaggaaaaggaaaagatatgaacgaagaggaagacaaaaataaaagaaaagaaaaaggaaaagatatGGATATGGAAAATGGCATGAATAAAAAGCCAAATGCAAACAAAAATATGCCACCTGTTTCTGATATAAAAGCTCTAGAAACAAGTAACACTGTAGATGTTAATTTCCATGTTACCGAATCCGACATTGCTCAAATGATTGATAAATTAGAAGATTACGTAAAGGTAGATGACATGTTTTTACTATTTAACCTTGTGAAcaataacgaaaaaaataaatatattaaaatgcAACTAGGAGTTATTAAACTATGTGAAGTTTTAGCCCAATATTACAAAACCCCACAGCACTATAAAACTAGACAGTGGGCCAAATCTTACCAAGGAATGACAGAACAATTATTGCATAACGAAAGAAAGTCCTACAACAAGTTGTGCACAttccttcaaaatggaaacagtTCGCACGTAGCTTTTGTTGAATTCTTAAATGAATTAGTCGGAATATGGACTAGTTTTACCAAAGAAATGGAGAAAtattggaaaaattatttaagcAGCAAATTAAAGTTGTACTGGGAAACTAATAATGCAGATATGTAAGAAAAGAGATATGCCAAGGAATTTGATTTTATCGGATTACAAATATTATGATTTACTACAACTGTACGTCATGCGCATGATCACGGTTCCtcatatagaaaaaatgaccacatatatatagatatacaCACATAGACAAATTCAAGAATTACAGATATGGCCAAAAACAAACGCTCTGCCGCGGAAGCCATTAAGCAAGATAGGTGCGAAACATATTTTGCTTCCATTTCCATGATTATGACAATTAAAACGTATGCTCATTttagttgtaaaaaaattagataAAATATTTGTACTAATATGACGAGCTTTTCTATTTGCATAGGGTGCATATATAGTCAACAATTTgcgcaaaataaataataccATTCCTGCAAATAATTAATTGATATGATAGTATATATgctttgtaaaaatattatatgaatattattcCCAAATGTTTATCCtcaatataatatttttttttccccccatttttgctTTAACTTGAAGGaagagcatatatatattatatatataacaataaTTCATTACcttgtttatttatttccacTTTATCATATTCTTGTGTACATGCTATTTGCATCATAGACACTTTTaaatattcattatatatgtacatttatgtgcatatttttatatattatatatattaagcacatgta harbors:
- a CDS encoding Tryptophan/threonine rich antigen, yielding MELKRINNNNSLTSQRSSSGTTPTRLCKKSPRNATSLLSRLSILIFALSCAILVNTASGAAGNRRKKDGFVSPTLIGFGELSIEQSEEFKRMAWNNWMNRLESDWKHFHESVEEAKAKWLREMDASWADWLRSLHNKWSSYSEKMLKEHNCNVMKESAKWNDAQWVTWIKTDGRNILEAQWEKWIKKADDSLQKLILDKWIQWKNDKIRSWLSSEWKTEEDYYWAHIERSSTEKCKSISFGTQEGPVLCICAKDESFELNNSLKTMETVSNYQELEPETLSLPELQEKSTYSSLSSYEYPSTTSIIIGVLLFAFLLFISHFFQFHPTIRNKIRRFTRNAILFNTVQKENVKKDGKELPGKSSTNTESKEKDAKNNNQINKARQNNEPKQADDNNIKRINKSAEKREHRYNTALKGDEAKVRTTKSTDDRQKSQTSLLDKIIKTKQMRKGGMKKLIKKPTMLHTKDYNDKDSTEDLQEEKSTEWKNNQWNIWKKKNEDEWKIFNTSIENEKGNWLQGIEKEWQEFLDAMQNKWIYYNRKMDAEYQINVLEKSPQWDDTQWIEWIKTEGKQFIEQEWKTWLAQKEAHLNDWVVNKWIQWKNSQIIQWLMTDWRLQEEASWSNYENYKITYMLQRKKRKEWNKWKERINREREEWDAWVRSKEKIYINTKWNKWSKWKKDKRFIFSKWVEMFTNTLINERQWEKWIKS